AGTCACCCCGGCCATCGAGGTCCCGGCGCTCGAAGCGCCGAAGGAAGAGAAGAAGGGTGAATAAGCCAAGAGTCTGGAGTTGAGAGTTGAATGGGGAGAGCGGAGAACCAGTCGTCGCCGCTCCGGCTCTCAACTCTCAACCATCCGCTCTTAACTTAAGCTCATGCGCATCCTCGTCACCGCCGGTCCCACCCGTGAAGCGCTGGATCCGGTGCGCTATCTGACGAACCGCTCGTCGGGGAAGATGGGCTATGCGATGGCGGACGCCTTTGCGCGCGCCGGGCATCAGGTGCTGCTGGTCTCCGGTCCGACCTCGCTGGAGGTGCCGGATGGCGTGGACTTCCTGCCCATCGAGTCGGCGGACGAGATGTTCGGAGCCGTGCAGCGGCACATCGGACGCATGGATGCCGCCGTCTTCGCCGCCGCGGTGGCGGACTACCGGCCTTCCGTGGTGGCGGACCAGAAGATCAAGAAAACGGGCGAGACCCTGACGCTGGAGCTTGTCCGCACGCCAGACATCCTCGGGTCTGTTAGAGGCGACTTCGGCTTCACCGGCACGCTGGTTGGCTTCGCCGCCGAGACGGAGAATCTGCTGGAGAACGCCCGCGCCAAGCTCGCGCGCAAGGGCTGCGACCTCGTCATCGCCAATGACGTGTCGAAGCCAGGCATCGGCTTCGACTCGGACCGCAATGAACTGCTGCTCGTTTTCCCGCAGCACGTCGAGGC
The sequence above is drawn from the Luteolibacter flavescens genome and encodes:
- a CDS encoding phosphopantothenoylcysteine decarboxylase, producing the protein MRILVTAGPTREALDPVRYLTNRSSGKMGYAMADAFARAGHQVLLVSGPTSLEVPDGVDFLPIESADEMFGAVQRHIGRMDAAVFAAAVADYRPSVVADQKIKKTGETLTLELVRTPDILGSVRGDFGFTGTLVGFAAETENLLENARAKLARKGCDLVIANDVSKPGIGFDSDRNELLLVFPQHVEALPEDEKHHLAPRIVREIERLMAER